The window TACCTTAGTATTATTATCTGAAAGAAATCATGAAAGGGCTATTTCGCTTAAAAACCCAATATAATGTGTGAACAAGTGTCTAGCACACTTGGTCTAGACACTTGGTAGCTTGTGGTGAGTAAAATTCCATTGTTCTCAGGTCTTCggttcaagcctcctggttCACACCATTCTTCCCGAATAGAATAGAGTAAgacctttaaaaaaaaggggtaaaattTTTCTGCAGTAAATGCAGTCAGATTGTGCCAAGCCGAAATGACATAAAGGCTGGAAGATCTAGTCCACTGTAAGAAACCAAGGGAAAGATCTATATATGCATGTTGGGTATTCGGTTGACAGAATTTCAATCACATCAAACTTCAAACCTATAATGGACCACCAACCTGAATGAATATATCCTTCGAGTGACGCATTTAAACCAAGAATTTTAAAACTTGCCCAAAGTCCCTCCACACAAAATTAACTTCCCAGACATCTGAGAATGTGGCATTCACGTACACAGCTTCCTTAAATACTGGTAACAAGATGAACTCATTgatcaccaaaagaaaaagggtaagTATTCTTTGGCAATGAAAATAATAGTAATTGAAAGGATCACATTATCACAACATAAAAATAAGACTTCAAAGAATGCCTGCTAAAACATGTATAAAAGAACTAATGAGGATTGGGTTTTGAAACCTATGGTGATGAAAGCAGTGTACCGCATAGAGTAACATCACGATTCCAGATTAGTGATAGCGCATAGCAACCTTACATCAAGTACCTAAGTTTCCTTGAATCTTTCTCATACAAAAGGTCAGAAAAATGATTCTTGGTTCAGTGTATCAGTtgaggaaaataaaaagaaagaaaaacaatttcCTGCCAACCAGTGACATACAGGATTTCCAGCTTGTAAAATTCTCATCATCATATAGAGGCCATGCAGGAAACCCATCTCATGGAATTTCTTGCCCTTGACCACATACTCGTCGCACTAGTGACTTCTCATCTTCAGAATTACCTTCTGAAATATTGTCTTCCATAACTGATaagagggggaaaaagaaagaaaccaaagTTTTTAGAGAAACATGTCATATCGCGCTCGATTAGTAAAAGAGTAATAGAGGTTCAACACTTCAAAACTGAGAATTTTGGGACTGGTTATGTGAGAGATAGCCGCCAGAAGCCTGCATCACTAGAGCATCAGAGAAGTAACATTCCTTCCAATATTATGCATCCCATGCTGATGGCCCACCCATTCCAACTTCAGTGGCAGGTGACAACAATTGCATTGCAGAACGACCCACACCTAGGCACTTTCCTGATTTCTTCCTCTTAGGAGGGAATTTTGCTAAACCATCAAGATATTTGACATCTTGaatgtatttatttttcttgccATCACCATCCATAAGATTCTCAGCACTACCAGAGACAATAAGCTCCATGAATGGAGTTTCACCATCATCTATCACATCAAGATCACTCTTTTCTGCTTTTGATTTTCTCTTGCTACTGCCTGAAACAATTTTCTCCTCCTTTGTTGTCAGCCTCTTCAGCTTTCCTACTTTCCCCACGTCTATCATGtcaattttattcttttctatctttgattttctttttacttgATTATCAAATGTAATGTCATCCTTGCTACTGCCAGAGACATctttattctccttttttttcagCCTTTTCTGTATTACATCCGTCTCCACATCAAGATCCCTACCACCACCAAAAGGACCATCTTTACTATGACTTGAGATACTTTTGTGGGAGATGTTCTTATTTTCCCTAgggttttctctcttctccgcCTTCAGGTCTTCCAGATCAGAAGTATTATCAATATGAGATCTATGAATTTTATGACCCTCaagatcttgattgagagcttTATTGCTTCTTTCTATAGGCCTGCCATTGAATATCTGCAAGTTTGGCACTAATTTTTTGACCTGCAGCAGCATTTTCCACCAAAATAAACACTTGAGAGAGCACTGATGGGTCCAGATGGGTAATGAGAACATACAAAATTTAAGGAGAAAAATTAACCTTTTTTGCTAACTTATCCCTTTCTGCAACTGGGTTTCCTTGCAGATTCAGATTTTTCAGGTTGCTTAAAGAAGAAAGTACCTACATTTAAGGGAATGTCCAAGGTATTTGCAAGTAAGCGGCATTTCCAAACACTTATACatcaataaacaaataaattaattaacacACCATTAAACATCAGTaaacaaataaattaattaatacacCCTTAAGTTACCTGCAAGTCTGACCAGCTGATAATCGAATTGTTCCCCAAATCAAGGTTTCGGATCTTTATGTTATGAGCCATAGCAGCTGGGAGAGTCTGGGTAGATTAGAGAGAGATTAATTTTAAGGGCTCAATATTAAAATGAAGGTGGTGACGTGGTATACAACTAAAATTGATGTTCACAAAGGTCAAGAAAGTAAAACCAACAAAGATATAATCCTAAACATCTAAGGCTCGCAGCAAAAATCATGTTCATTGTTCCACCATATCTGGGGCAAACAACAAATCAGTATTTTAGAAATTGGGCCAAACAATTGAATTCCTTGAAGCATGAACTTTCATACAGTTGCATCAAATGTACAAACCCTTGTTTTCTGAAAATATTCGAATGGTCAATGGATCATTATAACTGACACTTGAATTGTTTGATTTGTCATTTCAGAAGGCCTGTTTGCTGGAtcatttaacattttaattgcTTATCAAAGTAACCAAATGTTCCACTAAACCCTTGCTACTCTACCAGCATCAGGCACTGAAAACAGATGCATTGTGGATAAACACAGTACTTATTGGCAGTTGGACATCTGGACTTGAGCTGTGACCAGAAACACTTTGGCCTTGTGGTCCAGTTTAAACAAAATTGCAACAACTAATCTATCCACAGCATGACAAAAGCCAAATCGCATAAAAAAATAGAGTTTAAACGAATTCAAGTAGGGTCTACTTTTGAGAAAAGCTTGGCTTCCAGAGCAATGAGCTAAAGGGTAGAAAATATACCGTGATTCCATTGTGAGCAAGTCGGACCTCTCTCAAATCCACACATGAATTTAGGGAAGACCCAACGGTTTGAAGTTGGCAATTGGAGAGTGACAGCTGGAAAATTTTACAAGAGCTCTGATGAtatttccttaaaaaaacaaaggatttgATTCTTAATGGGGAAGAAATCGACAGTTCTGCTCACCTTTGTGATTGATTTCAGATTGACCAAGGAGTTACCAATTTCACAAATTGGATTTCTAGAAAGAACTGCAGAGAAATCCAAAGAGTCAAAACACATTGTTATTATGTAGGCAGTGTTAGATAATAAACTTCTACACGACAATGGAGCACAAAAAACTCACATTGAACAAGCCATGAGCAAGTTTCTGTGTGTATAAACAGTTTCAGAGAAATATGAATAGATGCATAAGTTTGTCTATTTCAATCAGAAGTCAAAACTAGAACTAATTTAGTAATTCTATAACTTCcctgaaaaaaacaaaagaaaaacaactatcCCTTTAAATGGTATGTTTTCCCCAATTTAAAACGCTAAAGCCAGTGACAAGTCATTCTACTTAACTTTGATCAGGGTGTATTCTATAATGTCACTTGATCATCATAGACATGCAACATGCACTAAAcattttgtaattaattaacCATATAAAGTGGGAGGAGAGGCAGGAGACAATCAAATCATTATcatctatttcttttttctttgaaaacagTTTGAGAATGAAGACACTCATACCAAGAGTGTTCAAGTCCTTTAGTCCATCAAGCTTGCAAATGGAAGCTATGTCATTATCTGTACAAACATGAAGGATAGAAGAAACaatcagaaaatgaaaagagaaaccaACATATGCTcgaaaataaacacaatagAAGGTTTCTTTTCCAGACTAAATTCTAGAATCCAAGTTAAATAGTATAACTTGTCAAGTTCAGTATGCAAcaagaggaaaaggaaaaaaaaaaaaaggagggggggggggggagtaggGATGAAGGAAACGGGCAGGGGAGGACTAGTTTGAATTATGATAAATACCATTCAGAATCAGGGCTCGTAAGCTGATGAGAGACCTGACCTCATCCATTGCTTTCAACTTATTCTTGCCAGCATTTAAGACCTATcaacagagaagagaaaagagcagTCAGAGTTGAATACTGGGATCTTTTACTTCGTCAATTCAGAATTGAACAGTAATATCCAATACTCGTTAGATCAATAGCCATAGAGGTGGTTTGGGGCAGTGTTGGAGGAACATGGTATGATTGCATTTCACTATTTCCTACTTGGGTGTAATatctgctcccccccccccccccccaccccctcctccTGATAAAACTCAATACTAGTAAAAGAGTAACAAATGAGAGAGAACAAAACATGATGATATATCAGCTTCAATGGCATGTAATTGATGTGGGAAACATGTAGCAACTTACCATAAGCTTAGAAAGGCCTTCAATTCCTTTCAAGCTTTGGAGCTTGTTCTGTAAGACTGACAGCCACTTTAAATTGACGCACGACCTTAAACCCTGTTCTAACGATAAAAGTGCAAAGTTACCTTGCGAACAAATCTAATGATTTAATAATGTAGTCACTGGAAATGCACAAGCTGAACAGTTCAGCCACTAAAGTATTTGAGAAATTCATCTGATAAGATCATCGAACCAACAATACGATAGGAGGACAAGTTAGAAATTAAGGGATGGTAGGAAGCTCGAGCTCGAGCTCGAGAGAGGTATGGTATCTTACAAACTAGAAAGTGCTATGGAGTGGGGAAGAACAGTACCTCAAGAGATGAAAGATTATTGAAACCTAAGTCGAGTCTCTCCAAGCTCTTGAAGTCGTTCAAACAAGAAACCTGCATGACACACAATAATAGGAGGCATTAGGGATTCAAACAATCGCCTAATGAACTCATAAACTCTAAACGAAGAAAGGCAATTGTTTATGCTGAAGAGTCAAAACTCGACCACAGTGACGAGAGAGCGAGAAAGAGCTCAGAATATGTACATCAGAGAGAGCTTtgtgatgaaggagaagaacagCAACAGAGTTAGGGTCGCCGCTCTGCTTCTCCTGTAAGATCTGCTTGGTGGTTAAACGATTCATGGTTTCCTCGACTTCGCCTTTCCTTTAGAACCCTTGTTTGACCAAAAGCAGATTTTGATAATGGTGAAAAGGGTTAAAGAAGCTCCAACAGGGACTTGCAGACAATCAAGTAAGACTTCAGACCGAGAGGAAAGTGGGAGATAATAGAGAGATGATCTCTATTAGTTCATAACCTACTTCATATCGATTAAGGATGAACCCCGAGGCCATCCAACGATGTTCGTTTGGTTGATAAGAAGGTTTTATGTTCGATCCAATGGTTTTCaaatgtttataaaaaaaaaaaagggttatttccaaataatcccctgaaaatggccaaattTACAGTTGCCCCCTGAACTTTTACTAATTCCACATGCACCCCTTCTTTCCAAACTAAGCACCACTATAGTCCCTGCCGTTAGACAGagacgttatgttataacgAATCCAGTTTTTGAACTTCGatggaccattctacccctggatagggtaaaatgaccaaaatgaccttacttggaaaaaaaaaaaaaaaaaaaaaaaacccctgcaactcatcttccccaaatcgtttagggtttggggaagatgagttcttgaatcgTTTTGCTTATTAATTACAGAGGATGGACATATTCAATTACAGAGATTCTCTACAATACTATTGATGCAAGTAGTGGATTCTATAGATACCCAATGACCAAATAATCAACCGAATCATCGGGTTTGTAGAGATTCAAACGAATCGCAGCAAATTGGATGGTGGCATCTGTTGCAAGAACAAAACCGCATAATCGAAAGAAATATTCAGAAGCTTACGAAGATCTGCTTCTGCCTTTTTGATTATGGAAAGAAATTCTTTACCTTTGTGGTTCATCTCCATGATGCTCATGCCGGAATTTTGCCAATTGTAGAACTCTAATTCCGCCTTCTTCAAGACATTCGCAGGAAGAATTGCAGGACCAACGGCGAAGTTGATAATACGCTCTTGAGATTGGGCTTTTTGAGATGTGGTTGAGCGATCTTGAACTTGGATGGTGCAGGTGATTGAGAGAGGCTTATTTGTGCGCATTGAGGTGGCAAAGTGGCCATTGTTGGAAGGAAAAGTGGTGATGAGGTTATAGGATTTTAAAAAACTAGATTTGGAAGAACGGTTAGGGTTTTGGACAAGAAAGGCGGTTAGGGTTctgattcaagaactcatcttccccaaaccctaaacgatttggggaagatgagttgcaggtttttttttttttttttcttcaggtaaggtcattttggtcattttaccctatctaggggcagaatggtccatcgAAGCTCAAAAACTGGGATCCGTTATAACATAATATCTCTGTCTAATGAcagggactatagtggtacttagtttggaaagcaggggtgcacatggaattagtgaaagtttaGGGGGGCAATtgtaagtttggccatttttagggggcatttgaaaataacccaaaaaaatggttttcaaattaaaaattgGGATTCGGAtcactagatttttttttttgggagacagAAGGgttatccgactttaggccgactaaattccccttgggctcgtacatgacccctgTGCCACAcacgaaccgggagcttctgggccctagtgagcctcaggcgggtggccccaagaaattatgtaGCGGCGAAGGTTTGGGATCAGTAGAATTTTGATTTACAATAAACAGAATATATGCCTACGAAAAATTGGAAAAACATAAATATCAAGTATTAAACATTTGGATTTATTGTTTAAAAATTCGAGACCTAAATGTAGATTTTTTCTGGGCAAGAGAACACTAACAGATtgtgtagcccttgcaccaacggtagccaatgaaagtgcacacagaggcattggtttggatgcgaCTTTCGATTTAACTGGGGTTAAATGGTCTTTTCATACCCAAAGACACTGGTTTGTGTCTAGGCGCATGAACAACTTTAACCATGTGACcggttagtgttctttttccttcttttatttctattgaaTTATTAATGAATTAGTCTCCATAGTACATACTGAATGAATTCGCAAATCATCTGCATCTTTGGTTCCTTGTGAGGAAGAAAACCCAACAAGCTCTCCCTTCGACTCAAGGAGAGAGATCTACCAAACCTACCATGTCAATATTTGTGCATTCCTACAACATGGTCTTTCTACCATGACATATATCAAACTTCTTACGTTGTAGGAGTATCCATCGCATCTTGTCATTCATAGAACATAGTTCTTTCGCCACCACAAATGACTTATTTGCTTTATTCTTCACCCTATGTAAAGTCGAATCCAATTTCGCACCAATTACTTCCATCATGGAGTTACTCCACCTGTACGGTTTTCACACTCGTTGACTTTTGCTTCTTCAAGCCATTCTGATTTACTTGTATATATTGATATGGTGGAACTCTAGTAGACTGGTTATTGTTCCTTCGTAGATCTTTTCATCAACTGAAGTTAAACTGATGGCTTTTGAAGGGATTACTCTCTCTGTTCATATCACCTATATCAACTCTAGGAATATCATCATCACCATTTGCATCTCCATTGTCTTGTTGTACATCTCCCGATGATTATATGTCATGGGAGGAGGATTTGGAACAAGATCAATGAGGTCATCAATATGAATAATCCGTTGATAAGGTGTAACAAAATACTTGTTTGTTAACCATTCAAATAAGTCGTCCAATAATCACACCTATTGATCGTTTAGGTGCCTATTGGTGCCTATTAGGAAACAATATAATCCTctaaatattttgaatctttaagtttaaagacaaataaaaataaaaattcaaacaaTGACTACCTCATTTACGTATTTCCAGACCTTCCACCCTACACGGGCATGCAAAGCCATCATTCTGTCCTTACCACCATAGCTCAAGCCTTCCAGAGACTATCCCAACTTAAAAATCCATTCTAAGGCTCATTTATATCAATATCAGCGTCAAGAACTCAAAGACCTCGAGATTCTAGTTTACTCTCTAACATGGaggagcaggaagcttgaaatGGCTCATCACTAATGTTGGAGACCCGTTGTTGATCCTTTTATCAATTCCTTTCCACTTCGAGATAGTAGTTCCTTGGATCGTGATCCTCTATGGTCGGGCAGCCGAGCGGCCACAATTTGGCCTCACACATgcaggggcaaaatgatcactcCATCCACTGCCTGAGCACcttgcccaggtggggtccatgccATCCCTGTATGAGGCCGCACCGTGGCTGCTTGGCTGCCcggccgtagaggatccaaattgtagtTGCTTCCACCTTGAATGGAGTTCAAGGTTTTGTCTGAGACCTTCCCATGTTGGGAATTATAGAGGGTATAGCCTCACACCGATTATCTAAGACCTTAGATGGATTCATGAACCATTGTGCTATCTCTACCTAATTCCTTAATGTTTTAAGTTGAACCCCCAAGTGGTATTTCAAGACCTATCCCACTATATTTAACATGGTATTCAAGCAAGATGAGTTTATTGTCCTTCCTATTTTGTCTGTCGACATGTAGAACCAGGTACACTAAAACTAAACAGGAAGAGTGTTGTTATGTTGAGAGTTGTAAAAATACAAGTTGAAACCCTCCAGCTAATAGGTCAAGATTTTGAATTAAACACTTCAGCATTTTATTAAGGCACGTGTTTTTTTGTTATCCTCTCTAAATTGTATATCCATCCTCGTGCAGAACTAGAAACTAGTATGCTAAAGCTACAGCTGTTAAGAATTATAAAGTTACAATCTCACATGGTTTTGTTCAGGTCCTAATGCCTTTATGTACTACAGAAACTATCTTCATTTAATGTGATGCTTTTATATACTTGAGAAACTATCTTCACTTAAGGCCTTTTTGGGTTCACCCTAATGGTTTTTGATATGCTATCCCACTTTATTGCGAACCTTTGGCC is drawn from Telopea speciosissima isolate NSW1024214 ecotype Mountain lineage chromosome 1, Tspe_v1, whole genome shotgun sequence and contains these coding sequences:
- the LOC122662703 gene encoding protein phosphatase 1 regulatory subunit SDS22 isoform X1, encoding MNRLTTKQILQEKQSGDPNSVAVLLLHHKALSDVSCLNDFKSLERLDLGFNNLSSLEGLRSCVNLKWLSVLQNKLQSLKGIEGLSKLMVLNAGKNKLKAMDEVRSLISLRALILNDNDIASICKLDGLKDLNTLVLSRNPICEIGNSLVNLKSITKLSLSNCQLQTVGSSLNSCVDLREVRLAHNGITTLPAAMAHNIKIRNLDLGNNSIISWSDLQVLSSLSNLKNLNLQGNPVAERDKLAKKVKKLVPNLQIFNGRPIERSNKALNQDLEGHKIHRSHIDNTSDLEDLKAEKRENPRENKNIVSGSSKDDITFDNQVKRKSKIEKNKIDMIDVGKVGKLKRLTTKEEKIVSGSSKRKSKAEKSDLDVIDDGETPFMELIVSGSAENLMDGDGKKNKYIQDVKYLDGLAKFPPKRKKSGKCLGVGRSAMQLLSPATEVGMGGPSAWDA
- the LOC122662703 gene encoding protein phosphatase 1 regulatory subunit SDS22 isoform X2, whose translation is MNRLTTKQILQEKQSGDPNSVAVLLLHHKALSDVSCLNDFKSLERLDLGFNNLSSLEGLRSCVNLKWLSVLQNKLQSLKGIEGLSKLMVLNAGKNKLKAMDEVRSLISLRALILNDNDIASICKLDGLKDLNTLVLSRNPICEIGNSLVNLKSITKTLPAAMAHNIKIRNLDLGNNSIISWSDLQVLSSLSNLKNLNLQGNPVAERDKLAKKVKKLVPNLQIFNGRPIERSNKALNQDLEGHKIHRSHIDNTSDLEDLKAEKRENPRENKNIVSGSSKDDITFDNQVKRKSKIEKNKIDMIDVGKVGKLKRLTTKEEKIVSGSSKRKSKAEKSDLDVIDDGETPFMELIVSGSAENLMDGDGKKNKYIQDVKYLDGLAKFPPKRKKSGKCLGVGRSAMQLLSPATEVGMGGPSAWDA